One Archangium violaceum genomic window, TGATTCCACCCTCGCCGCGTGACCATCAACAAGCGTGCTCGCATCTCCATCAACAAGCCTGCGCGGTAACACCTCCACGCCCCAGGCTTGATTCAAAGTCCTACGAGAGAGGTTATCCCACCGAGACCTACGGGTGAAGTATAGTCCCGCCTACAGGCGCCCACCCGTGGCGAGCAGCCGCGGGCTGATCGCGCGGGGGCGCCTGGACACAGCCCGGTGACGGGCCGGGCAGGTCCGGGGAGAAGAAGGATGAGCGGGAAGAAAAACCGGGGCGGGAGGGCTGGCGGGCCCTCCACACCCCATGCGGGGCGCGGGAAGGGAGAGCAGGACACCCCCTCCCACGTGCAGCGCATGCTGACGCGCCTGGGGCTGACATTCAAGGGAGTAGAGGACCCCAGAGCAAACCGGGGAAAGAGGCACCCGCTGGCGGCGGTGTTGACGCTGCTGGTGCAGGCGCTGGCGGTGGGTCGGCGGGTGCTGAGGCGAGCCGAGGCGCTGGGGGAGGACATGTTGCGCGAAGGCACGGCGCCCGAGGGGCTCAAGAGGCCGGTGTCCGACACGACGTTGGATAGGCTGCTGGGGAAGTTGGAGCCAGAGGGGTTGGAGCAGGAGGTGCACCAGATGGTGCACCGAGGCCTGGAATTGGGGCTGATACGCCATGAGCTCTTCGCCCGGGGCGTCGTCAGCATTGACGGGAAGGCGGGGGAGAGCACGCCGGGGCAGCCGCCGTGCGAGCCGAGCCACACGACGAAGGATGAGCAGGGGCGGGAGTACTGGTACCCGTACGCGCTGCGCGCCAGTCTCACCAGCAGCGCGGCCCAGCCGGTGCTCGATTTTTGTTCACAAAGAAGTCTTGCCAAATCACGTATCACCTCCCTCAAGCATCCGAATACTCCGAGCACGTTCAATAGTCTCTGGAGTGAGGGCCGGATCGTTGGCGAAGATCTTCGTGGCTCTTTCGGTCCCATCGCCGAACTCGTTCAAAACACCGAGTGCCTTGAATTCAGACCTACTCAGGGTGTGAACACCAGGACCCTCGAGACCTCCCCGCCACCTCGCCCCAGACAGCGCCCGCATCGCCGCCCTGCGGGCCCACGGCGCCGACCTGAAGGCAATCGCCGACGGCCAGCAGGTGGCGATCTCCACCGCACACCAGCGAACCACCACAGCCGTGCAGCGCCTCCGTCATGGGGCCCCGAAGCACCACCTCGACCACGAGAAGCTCCGGCCCATGATCACGGCCCTCCCGAGTTCAGGCATCCGCTCCTCCGTGACTGGGTGCGCGCCGGCCTGGCCCGGGTCAGGGCCAGGCCAGTCTGCGCGAGGCGCCACGCCTACATCACTGACTCGCGGTGGTCAGAAGCGACTGCGCCCAATCCGTGAACCACGGGTGAGCGCTGCGCTCCGGACTGCGGCGCCGCGCCACGTCCACGAAGGTGCGAGCGAGCGTTCGCAAGCAATCCATGATCATTTCGCGCGGCAGGTCCATCTCTCGAGGAGGCACCGGCCTACCGAGCAAATCGCGTCGTTCGATCCTGATCTGCCCGTCCCTCACGGCAAAGAGAAG contains:
- a CDS encoding transposase family protein; translation: MLTRLGLTFKGVEDPRANRGKRHPLAAVLTLLVQALAVGRRVLRRAEALGEDMLREGTAPEGLKRPVSDTTLDRLLGKLEPEGLEQEVHQMVHRGLELGLIRHELFARGVVSIDGKAGESTPGQPPCEPSHTTKDEQGREYWYPYALRASLTSSAAQPVLDFCSQRSLAKSRITSLKHPNTPSTFNSLWSEGRIVGEDLRGSFGPIAELVQNTECLEFRPTQGVNTRTLETSPPPRPRQRPHRRPAGPRRRPEGNRRRPAGGDLHRTPANHHSRAAPPSWGPEAPPRPREAPAHDHGPPEFRHPLLRDWVRAGLARVRARPVCARRHAYITDSRWSEATAPNP